The Fusarium oxysporum Fo47 chromosome II, complete sequence genome includes a region encoding these proteins:
- a CDS encoding peptidase S8/S53 domain-containing protein — MKSYNLLKVLLVAASVAVDAEEINKPAVRSSRNGRTSTGNTRKFIVEVEPNRGTTAVTRQLLMKPGRKRPLFQSFDCSDVFSGMVVETDTDNMDTLLQMEGVVNVWQAHKVAMPKVENSESGPSSSIRNYSIHHWTGVDKLHAAGIRGKGSTVAIIDTGIDYTHKALGGCFGPGCKVKGGYDLVGADWETHNERKHPKQPDNDPMDYQGHGTHVAGIIAAKNEWLTGVAPEAELLIYKVFSDDPWETDEETIMQALCDAYNAGADVITSSIGQPNGWSDNPWAMLASRLVDKGVVVIASAGNEGEFGPFYSSSGAVGRGVLAVAAANVTTKPNANRTGEDLGPLPVYFTTWGPTNELLLKPDITAPGYMIMSTVLNQSYEELSGTSMSAPYIAGIAALFVGQYGGRAFNGAGFAKMLRDRIASSGTTLPFVNNRLMRKYKASPFQVGTGLVDAWKVLNYDTQLEYEPFSLMDTELFRPRWSFNITNTGGIAHEYTFKLEPQAGFNIYDPEYGVALLYAIEPKNIVPPVRLPHRVLIEPGETRELSVTFGLPDVDDDYLPLYSGKVLINSDHGEKLAIPYGGAAYDTEKAFDNMFIVDPFVTDPDKDSAWSFNIDIDASDFIEIGGRTSYACDNLRWDIFEQGWSESLWTYPPRVGRHGFIGSATTMRDAEEFWFFDPTANDPNDTLPFPLKQQSRGFHVFWWFGKLANGTRIAPGNYTMRFAALRPYGNPNISDHWDVMNSPTASSIQVLPYNGTRNSTLKYRAPKYQTPSLGKGLLKG; from the exons ATGAAGTCATACAATCTGTTGAAAGTCTTGCTGGTTGCGGCATCAGTGGCCGTTGATGCCGAGGAAATCAATAAACCGGCTGTTCGGTCCTCCAGAAATGGTCGAACGAGCACTGGAAACACCCGCAAGTTCATTGTTGAAGTCGAGCCG AATCGAGGCACGACCGCAGTGACACGCCAACTCCTCATGAAACCTGGTCGAAAAAGGCCTTTGTTCCAGAGCTTTGATTGTAGTGATGTTTTCAGTGGAATGGTGGTTGAAACTGACACAGATAATATGGATACATTGCTCCAGATGGAGGGGGTTGTGAACGTGTGGCAAGCCCACAAAGTGGCCATGCCAAAAGTCGAGAATTCAGAGAGCGGCCCATCTTCATCTATAAGAAACTATTCTATTCATCACTGGACGGGTGTTGACAAACTCCATGCTGCCGGTATTCGTGGAAAGGGCTCAACTGTCGCGATAATTGACACCGGCATTGACTATACCCACAAAGCG CTCGGAGGCTGTTTTGGACCTGGATGCAAAGTCAAAGGGGGTTATGATCTTGTCGGAGCAGACT GGGAAACTCACAATGAGAGAAAACATCCTAAGCAACCCGATAATGATCCCATGGACTACCAAGGTCATGGAACTCACGTTGCAGGTATCATTGCTGCTAAGAATGAATG GCTTACTGGAGTTGCGCCCGAGGCCGAACTTCTCATATACAAGGTATTCTCTGAT GATCCATGGGAGACCGACGAAGAGACCATTATGCAAGCACTGTGTGATGCTTACAATGCGGGA GCCGATGTTATCACCTCGAGCATTGGCCAACCCAATGGTTGGTCAGATAACCCCTGGGCTATGTTAGCCAGCCGACTGGTAGATAAGGGCGTAGTCGTGATAGCATCGGCTGGTAACGAAGGAGAATTTGGACCGTTCTACTCCAGTAGCGGAGCTGTCGGTAGAGGAGTTCTAGCTGTCGCTGCTGCTAATGTTACTACGAAGCCAAATGCTAACAGAACTGGCGAGGATCTTGGGCCACTTCCCGTCTACTTCACGACATGGGGCCCGACCAACGAGTTGCTTCTTAAACCCGACATTACCGCCCCTGGATACATGATCATGAGTACTGTACTGAACCAAAGCTACGAGGAACTGAGTGGGACATCCATGTCGGCGCCCTACATTGCAGGCATTGCGGCTTTGTTCGTGGGTCAGTACGGTGGTCGTGCTTTCAATGGCGCAGGCTTCGCCAAAATGCTCAGAGATCGCATCGCATCAAGTGGGACGACCCTACCGTTTGTCAATAATCGCCTAATGCGCAAGTACAAAGCCTCGCCTTTCCAGGTTGGTACTGGACTGGTTGACGCCTGGAAAGTTCTCAACTATGACACTCAACTCGAGTATGAGCCTTTTTCTCTGATGGACACAGAGCTGTTCCGGCCTCGATGGAGTTTCAACATCACCAATACCGGCGGGATAGCACACGAATACACTTTTAAGCTTGAGCCCCAAGCGGGTTTCAACATCTACGATCCCGAATATGGAGTGGCTTTACTCTATGCTATTGAGCCCAAAAACATTGTCCCTCCTGTGAGACTCCCACACAGGGTCCTCATTGAACCCGGGGAGACAAGAGAGCTGAG TGTTACTTTTGGGCTTCCcgacgttgacgatgattACCTGCCACTATACAGTGGCAAGGTATTGATCAATTCCGATCATGGGGAGAAACTGGCTATCCCATACGGAG GAGCTGCATATGATACCGAGAAAGCATTTGACAATATGTTCATTGTTGATCCATTTGTTACGGATCCCGATAAAGATTCAGC ATGGTCTTTCAATATCGATATAGATGCGAGTGACTTTATTGAAATTGGCGGTAGGACATCATACGCCTGCGACAATCTTAGGTGGGAC ATCTTCGAACAAGGTTGGTCAGAATCTTTATGGACTTATCCTCCACGGGTCGGAAGACATGGTTTTATTGgttcagcaacaacaatgcGGGATGCGGAGGAATTTTGGTTCTTCGATCCTACTGCCAACGATCCGAATGACACATTACCATTCCCGCTTAAACAACAATCACGAGGATTTCACGTCTTTTGGTGGTTTGGCAAGCTCGCCAACGGCACAAGAATAGCCCCTGGAAACTACAC AATGCGTTTCGCAGCTCTTCGGCCTTATGGAAATCCAAACATCTCCGATCACTGGGATGTCATGAACAGCCCTACGGCCAGCAGCATCCAGGTGCTGCCGTACAACGGTACACGCAACTCGACATTGAAGTACAGAGCACCCAAGTACCAGACGCCGAGCCTTGGAAAGGGGCTCCTAAAAGGTTAA